In Xyrauchen texanus isolate HMW12.3.18 chromosome 35, RBS_HiC_50CHRs, whole genome shotgun sequence, one DNA window encodes the following:
- the spout1 gene encoding putative methyltransferase C9orf114 homolog produces the protein MADEPPVKINKAGEEKVDWRKWKAKKKEEKRRRKESRLIQQLEKQKQKKEEENQQQIPQEQKESKGRAYTLSVALPGSVMDNAQSPELRTYLAGQIARACAVFCVDEVVIFDEHGEDTKSVEGEFKGVGKKGQACVQLARILQYLECPQYLRKSFFPKHQDLQFAGLLNPLDSPHHMRMDEEAEFREGVVLDRPSKQGKGSFVNCGMMKEVQIDKQLQAGLRVTVQLNKSQNKESKVRKGAVVAPHVPRTEGGLYWGYSVRLASCLSAVFTECPYKEGYDLTVGTSERGKSADEISLSPFKHMLVVFGGVQGLEASVDADDNLDVTDPSVLFDLYLNTCPVQGSRTIRTEEAILISLSGLRPKIAAVFPEVSKG, from the exons ATGGCCGATGAACCTCCAGTGAAGATAAATAAAGCG GGTGAGGAGAAAGTAGACTGGCGAAAATGGAAAGCAAAAA AAAAAGAGGAGAAGAGACGACGGAAAGAGAGCCGACTGATTCAGCAGCtagagaaacagaaacagaagaAAGAGGAGGAGAATCAACAACAGATTCCACAGGAACAAAAAGAAAGTAAAG GTCGTGCGTACACATTGAGTGTGGCTCTGCCTGGATCAGTGATGGATAATGCGCAGTCGCCAGAGCTGCGTACGTACCTGGCAGGTCAGATCGCTCGGGCATGTGCCGTGTTCTGTGTGGATGAGGTCGTCATATTTGATGAGCATGGAGAGGACACAAA AAGTGTTGAGGGGGAGTTCAAAGGTGTTGGTAAGAAAGGCCAGGCCTGCGTTCAGCTCGCACGGATCTTGCAGTACCTCGAATGTCCACA ATATCTGCGCAAATCTTTCTTCCCAAAGCATCAAGACCTGCAGTTTGCTG gtcTGTTGAATCCTCTGGACAGCCCTCACCACATGCGCATGGATGAGGAGGCGGAGTTTCGTGAGGGGGTGGTACTTGATCGGCCAAGCAAACAGGGAAAAGGGTCATTTGTAAACTGTGGGATGATGAAG GAAGTTCAGATTGATAAACAGCTACAAGCCGGACTGAGAGTCACTGTACAGCTCAACAAGAGCCAAAACAAAG agagtAAAGTGCGTAAAGGTGCAGTTGTGGCTCCTCATGTCCCGAGGACAGAGGGGGGGCTGTACTGGGGTTACAGCGTGCGTCTGGCTTCCTGTCTTA gcgCTGTGTTCACAGAGTGTCCTTATAAAGAGGGGTATGACCTGACCGTTGGTACATCAGAGAGAGGAAAAAGCGCAGATGAGATCTCTCTGTCTCCATTCAA gcacATGTTGGTGGTGTTTGGTGGTGTTCAGGGTTTGGAGGCGAGTGTTGACGCAGATGATAATCTGGATGTCACTGACCCCAGCGTGCTCTTTGACCTTTACCTCAACACCTGTCCAGTGCAGGGCAGTCGCACCATTCGCACTGAG GAAGCCATATTGATCTCTCTATCAGGACTGAGGCCAAAAATAGCAGCGGTATTCCCTGAAGTGTCTAAAGGATGA
- the LOC127628696 gene encoding alpha-N-acetylgalactosaminide alpha-2,6-sialyltransferase 6-like, whose protein sequence is MRLRIVDKQWQQGQRMVIYGAVFLITTLLILYSSNSSNELYIPFKVNSFHHAVKHTNLKKWAGKEGYVPVYGNKSMTLHCHRCALVTSSSHVLGTHAGEEIDRTECVIRMNDAPTAGYESDVGNRTSVRIVAHSSVFRVIRKPAEFLNRSESPAVIFWGPSSKIAREAKGTLYRLIQRVSMTYSNLSFFIISPSKMLKFDTLFQKETGRDRKKSQSWLSTGWFTMVIAIEMCDNIKVYGMVPPNHCGKRPQPKRMPYHYYKPRGPDECVMYLQNERGRRGSHHRFITEKQVFARWAKKYNITYTNPTW, encoded by the exons ATGAGACTACGGATTGTAGATAAA CAATGGCAGCAGGGCCAGCGGATGGTGATCTATGGGGCGGTCTTTCTCATTACGACCCTCCTCATCCTCTACAGCTCCAACAGCTCAAACGAACTTTACATCCCCTTTAAAGTGAACAGCTTCCACCACGCCGTCAAACACACTAACCTTAAGAAATGGGCTGGGAAGGAGGGATACGTACCTGTTTATGGCAACAAG AGTATGACCCTACACTGTCACCGGTGTGCTTTGGTGACGAGCTCCAGTCACGTGTTGGGGACTCACGCAGGAGAGGAGATCGACCGCACTGAGTGTGTCATCCGAATGAACGATGCTCCAACAGCTGGATATGAATCAGACGTGGGGAACCGGACCAGTGTGCGCATCGTGGCTCATTCCAGTGTGTTCCGGGTCATTCGGAAACCTGCAGAGTTCCTCAATCGCTCGGAGAGCCCTGCCGTCATATTCTGGGGCCCGTCGTCAAAGATCGCACGAGAAGCGAAGGGAACCCTGTACCGGCTCATCCAGCGAGTCAGTATGACCTACAGTAACCTCTCGTTCTTTATCATCTCCCCCAGCAAAATGCTGAAGTTTGACACGCTCTTTCAGAAAGAGACCGGCCGTGACAg GAAAAAGTCGCAGTCCTGGTTGAGCACTGGCTGGTTCACCATGGTGATCGCCATTGAGATGTGTGACAACATAAAGGTGTATGGAATGGTGCCGCCCAATCACTGCGG GAAGCGTCCACAGCCCAAACGGATGCCCTATCACTATTACAAACCAAGGGGTCCGGATGAGTGTGTAATGTACCTGCAGAACGAGAGGGGGCGCCGTGGATCACATCATCGCTTCATAACAGAGAAACAGGTGTTCGCTCGCTGGGCTAAAAAGTACAACATCACTTACACCAACCCAACGTGGTGA
- the LOC127628697 gene encoding ribosome biogenesis protein NSA2 homolog gives MPQNEHIELHRKRHGYRLDHHEKKRKKESREAHERSHKARKMIGLKAKLYHKQRHAEKIQMKKTIKMHEQRKSKQKDDDKTPEGAVPAYLLDREGQTRAKVLSNMIKQKRKEKAGKWEVPLPKVRAQGETEVLKVIRTGKRQKKAWKRMVTKVCFVGDGFTRKPPKYERFIRPMGLRFKKAHVTHPELKATFCLPILGVKKNPSSSLYTTLGVITKGTVIEVNVSELGLVTQGGKVIWGKYAQVTNNPENDGCINAVLLV, from the exons ATG CCTCAGAACGAGCACATCGAGTTACACCGTAAGCGTCATGGATACCGTCTGGACCACCAcgagaagaagaggaagaaggagAGCCGTGAGGCACACGAGCGCTCGCACAAAGCCAGAAAGATGATCGGCCTCAAAGCCAAACTCTACCACAAACAGAGACATGCAGAAAAGATCCAGATGAAGAAGAC CATTAAGATGCATGAACAGAGGAAGAGCAAACAGAAAGATGATGACAAGACACCAGAAGGGGCAGTGCCAGCTTACCTGCTGGATAGAGAGGGCCAAACGCGTGCCAAAGTTCTCTCCAACATGATCAAACAGAAAAGGAAGGAAAAGGCT GGTAAGTGGGAGGTGCCTCTTCCGAAGGTCCGAGCTCAGGGCGAGACGGAAGTCCTTAAAGTCATCCGAACTGGAAAGAGACAGAAAAAAGCCTGGaagagaatggtgaccaaagTGTGTTTCGTGGGAGACGGTTTCACACGCAAACCGCCCAAATATGAACGTTTCATCAGACCCATG GGTTTGAGGTTTAAAAAAGCGCACGTCACTCATCCAGAACTAAAGGCCACGTTCTGTTTGCCCATCTTGGGGGTGAAGAAGAACCCCTCGTCCTCTTTATACACCACTCTGGGGGTCATCACTAAGGGAACAGTCATTGAGGTCAACGTCAGCGAACTCGGATTGGTCACACAGGGCGGAAAGGTCATCTGGG GGAAATATGCCCAGGTGACGAATAACCCAGAAAACGATGGCTGCATTAACGCTGTGTTGCTGGTATAa